From a single Georhizobium profundi genomic region:
- a CDS encoding enoyl-CoA hydratase-related protein: MSKENDDQADRLIEETIKAGVMTITLNRPERMNALTEAMLLQFRAALERAAADRAIRAVLIRAAGRAFCTGQDLSARDPRKFTEPFDLEAIQKQLFHPIVTLIRTIEKPVVIAVHGAAAGAGASIAIAGDIVLAADDAKFIWSFAKVGLSVDAGAGHTLVHALGAARARALLLTAGSLSGSEAAAAGLIWKSMPEDELQAEASALARRLVEGPTLGYGLIKKAVAAADTMSFDEYLADEARLQGVAGRSEDYREGVLSFLEKRPATFKGR; encoded by the coding sequence ATGTCAAAAGAGAATGACGATCAGGCCGATCGCCTGATCGAAGAGACCATCAAAGCCGGCGTGATGACCATCACCCTGAACCGGCCGGAGCGCATGAATGCGCTGACCGAAGCGATGCTCCTACAGTTCCGCGCAGCGCTCGAACGTGCCGCCGCCGATCGGGCCATCCGCGCGGTGCTCATTCGGGCCGCCGGCCGTGCCTTCTGCACGGGCCAGGACCTCTCGGCACGCGACCCGCGGAAATTCACCGAGCCGTTCGATCTCGAAGCGATCCAGAAACAGCTCTTCCATCCGATCGTCACGCTGATCCGCACGATCGAGAAGCCCGTCGTGATCGCCGTTCATGGCGCGGCTGCAGGTGCCGGCGCATCGATCGCCATCGCCGGCGACATCGTGCTGGCTGCCGATGATGCCAAGTTCATCTGGTCGTTCGCGAAGGTCGGTCTCTCGGTCGACGCGGGGGCCGGACACACGCTCGTCCATGCGCTCGGCGCAGCAAGAGCACGCGCACTTCTGCTGACGGCAGGCAGCCTGTCAGGCAGCGAAGCCGCCGCCGCCGGCCTGATCTGGAAAAGCATGCCGGAAGACGAACTCCAAGCCGAGGCGAGCGCCCTTGCCCGCCGCCTCGTCGAAGGCCCGACGCTCGGCTACGGGCTGATCAAGAAAGCCGTCGCTGCAGCCGATACAATGTCGTTCGATGAGTACCTGGCTGACGAGGCGCGTCTTCAGGGCGTCGCTGGCCGCTCGGAAGATTACCGCGAGGGCGTGCTGTCGTTCCTGGAGAAGCGTCCGGCAACGTTCAAGGGCCGCTGA
- a CDS encoding FAD-dependent oxidoreductase codes for MAVTVAREGSIAIVRLDNPPVNAIGLSVRQGLMRALEELADAADLRAVVLTGSDTIFAAGADAREFDADPVAPHLPDILDAIENAPQPWIAALTGAALGGGCELALACRKRIAGPKSTIGLPEVTLGVVPGAGGTQRLPRLVSLAPALDIIANGRTLKANEALDVGLIDEIAEDPLVRARQIAESEDLSAILPLSQRPQVADDQAAVDAAKERAAKRMRGQDAPQRAIELVALSSSMPFAQAMLEERQTFLTLRQGAQAKALRHVFFAERGAKKPAWVEAQPVDVKTVVVIGGGTMGASIAYALDSAGHGVALVETDADAKERASHNVGRLFKDAVKRGLMSEADAAKRQERIQLLVGYDGLPEAELVIEAAFESIEVKREIFSTLDRVMPAHAVLATNTSYLDVNEIAASTSRPERVLGLHFFSPAHIMKLLEIVRADRTSQEALATGFAVGAKLRKIPVLAGVCDGFIGNRILFRYREEADILMMDGSLPWLIDEAMVDFGMAMGPYEVQDLSGLDISYAQRKRRAPTRDPNRRYIPIADRMVEEGRLGKKVGVGWYRYPGGGGSVVDPLLEDLITEEAHFAKVTRRDVSTAEIRERLMLAMINEAADILHQGIAEKAADIDLVMIHGYGFPRWRGGPLHYADTLGAAAILARIEEFEKQGPIMWKPSPLIRELAETGGRFADVKRG; via the coding sequence ATGGCCGTCACAGTCGCGCGCGAAGGATCCATCGCTATCGTCCGGCTCGACAACCCGCCGGTGAATGCGATCGGGCTTTCGGTGCGCCAGGGGCTGATGCGGGCGCTGGAGGAACTGGCCGATGCTGCCGATCTCAGGGCAGTGGTGCTGACCGGATCGGACACGATCTTCGCCGCCGGCGCCGATGCACGCGAGTTCGACGCGGACCCGGTGGCGCCGCATCTTCCCGATATTCTGGACGCCATCGAGAATGCGCCCCAGCCCTGGATCGCCGCGCTGACGGGCGCGGCGCTCGGCGGTGGCTGCGAACTGGCCCTTGCCTGCCGCAAGCGGATCGCCGGCCCGAAGAGCACGATCGGCCTGCCGGAAGTGACGCTCGGCGTGGTGCCGGGTGCCGGTGGCACACAGCGGCTGCCGCGCCTGGTGAGTCTCGCACCCGCACTCGACATCATCGCGAATGGTCGGACGTTGAAGGCCAACGAAGCGCTCGACGTGGGGCTGATCGACGAAATCGCGGAGGATCCGCTCGTTCGGGCACGGCAGATTGCCGAGAGCGAGGACCTGTCGGCGATCTTGCCTTTGTCGCAGCGACCGCAGGTGGCTGACGATCAGGCGGCTGTTGATGCGGCTAAAGAACGGGCAGCCAAGCGCATGCGCGGACAGGACGCGCCGCAGCGCGCGATCGAACTTGTCGCGCTTTCGAGCTCGATGCCGTTCGCGCAAGCCATGCTGGAAGAGCGGCAGACCTTCCTGACGCTGCGGCAGGGTGCGCAGGCCAAGGCGCTGCGGCATGTGTTTTTCGCCGAGCGCGGGGCAAAGAAGCCGGCGTGGGTGGAGGCGCAGCCGGTGGACGTGAAGACGGTCGTCGTCATCGGCGGCGGGACGATGGGCGCCAGCATCGCTTATGCGCTCGACAGTGCGGGACATGGCGTTGCGTTGGTTGAAACCGACGCGGATGCCAAGGAGCGCGCCAGCCACAATGTCGGCCGGTTGTTCAAGGACGCGGTGAAGCGCGGCCTGATGAGCGAGGCAGACGCCGCCAAGCGGCAGGAGCGCATCCAGTTGCTCGTTGGTTACGACGGTCTGCCCGAGGCGGAACTGGTGATCGAGGCTGCTTTCGAGAGCATCGAGGTGAAGCGGGAGATCTTCTCCACGCTGGACCGCGTCATGCCGGCCCACGCGGTGCTTGCGACCAACACGTCCTATCTCGATGTCAACGAGATCGCCGCGTCGACATCGCGGCCGGAACGTGTTCTCGGCCTGCATTTCTTCTCGCCGGCTCATATCATGAAGTTGCTGGAGATCGTTCGCGCCGACCGGACGTCACAGGAGGCGCTGGCAACGGGCTTTGCCGTTGGTGCCAAGCTGCGCAAGATCCCGGTGCTTGCCGGCGTCTGCGATGGCTTCATCGGCAACCGCATTCTGTTCCGCTATCGAGAGGAAGCGGACATCCTCATGATGGACGGTTCCCTGCCATGGCTCATCGACGAGGCCATGGTGGACTTCGGCATGGCGATGGGTCCCTATGAGGTGCAGGATCTTTCGGGCCTCGACATTTCCTACGCCCAGCGCAAGCGTCGTGCACCAACGCGTGACCCCAATCGGCGCTATATTCCGATCGCCGATCGCATGGTGGAAGAAGGCCGGCTCGGGAAGAAGGTCGGCGTCGGCTGGTACCGCTATCCCGGCGGCGGCGGCTCCGTTGTCGATCCGCTGCTCGAGGATTTGATTACGGAAGAGGCCCATTTCGCCAAGGTTACGCGCCGCGACGTTTCGACCGCGGAAATCCGTGAACGGCTGATGCTCGCCATGATCAACGAAGCCGCCGACATCCTGCATCAAGGCATCGCGGAAAAAGCGGCCGACATCGACCTCGTAATGATCCACGGCTACGGCTTCCCGCGCTGGCGCGGCGGCCCTCTCCACTACGCCGACACGCTGGGCGCAGCCGCCATCCTCGCCCGCATCGAAGAGTTCGAAAAGCAGGGCCCGATCATGTGGAAGCCGAGCCCGCTCATTCGCGAACTGGCGGAAACGGGCGGGCGGTTTGCTGATGTGAAGCGTGGGTGA
- a CDS encoding type II toxin-antitoxin system RelE/ParE family toxin: MKALAKIAEDSPNTALKIIERLERKKSLLGSFPKMTERGLLPETRKIHASPFILTARVRRDTVEILAIRFARQGDALAPDDVQTDDLDRQ, encoded by the coding sequence TTGAAAGCGCTGGCGAAAATTGCCGAGGATAGTCCGAACACCGCTCTCAAGATTATCGAGCGTCTCGAACGAAAAAAATCGTTGCTTGGCTCGTTTCCCAAAATGACGGAACGCGGCCTGCTCCCGGAAACCCGAAAAATCCATGCCAGCCCCTTCATCCTGACGGCGCGAGTCCGACGGGACACTGTAGAAATTCTTGCGATCAGATTTGCACGGCAGGGAGACGCACTGGCACCCGATGACGTGCAGACCGACGATCTTGATCGGCAATAG
- a CDS encoding CopG family ribbon-helix-helix protein, which translates to MPEDKVQISLRLPSNIVERFDALSGHLDRDRSWLMVRALKRYLEEEGADILDEAEGMVELDQGLGSDLDEVMRRAREIVTETATGNIRRTG; encoded by the coding sequence ATGCCCGAAGACAAGGTTCAGATTTCTCTTCGCCTACCCAGCAATATCGTTGAGCGTTTTGATGCGTTGTCTGGCCATCTGGATCGAGACCGAAGCTGGCTGATGGTCCGCGCATTGAAACGCTACCTCGAAGAAGAAGGCGCGGATATCCTAGATGAAGCGGAAGGGATGGTCGAACTGGATCAAGGCCTAGGTTCCGATCTCGACGAAGTAATGCGTAGGGCTCGAGAGATAGTGACAGAGACGGCGACCGGGAACATTCGTCGCACGGGATGA
- a CDS encoding glutathione S-transferase family protein has translation MIDLYYAPTPNGWKVAIMLEECGLPYQARFLDIFHGAQLTPGFLAISPNAKMPAIVDRGGNGGAIPVFESGAILWYLAEKTGRFMSHDPIARKETMEWLFWQTGNQGPMAGQLAHFRMFGPTGGQDYALKRYRGEYERSLAVLERRLRQDEFIVGSYSIADMLAFPWAFIAKNLDVSLEPFPEVKRWRETIKARPAVQRAIALMKDRQNKGEHNSGNNTTLYNQSARHLLDIS, from the coding sequence ATGATCGATCTCTATTACGCCCCGACGCCCAATGGGTGGAAAGTGGCAATCATGCTGGAGGAATGCGGCCTGCCCTACCAGGCCCGCTTTCTCGACATTTTCCACGGCGCCCAGCTGACGCCTGGATTTCTGGCGATCAGTCCCAACGCCAAGATGCCTGCGATCGTCGACCGTGGCGGAAACGGTGGAGCCATCCCGGTCTTCGAATCCGGCGCCATCCTCTGGTACCTCGCCGAAAAGACCGGGCGCTTCATGTCGCATGATCCGATCGCCCGGAAAGAGACGATGGAATGGCTCTTCTGGCAAACCGGCAATCAGGGCCCGATGGCCGGCCAGCTGGCGCATTTCCGCATGTTCGGGCCGACCGGCGGACAGGATTACGCCCTGAAGCGCTATCGCGGCGAATATGAACGCTCTCTCGCAGTCCTCGAACGACGCCTGCGGCAGGACGAATTCATCGTCGGCAGCTATTCGATCGCCGACATGCTGGCTTTTCCCTGGGCGTTCATCGCCAAGAACCTCGATGTCTCGCTCGAGCCATTCCCCGAAGTGAAGCGCTGGCGCGAAACGATCAAGGCCCGTCCGGCCGTTCAACGCGCCATCGCGCTTATGAAGGACCGCCAGAACAAGGGCGAGCACAATTCGGGCAACAACACCACGCTCTATAACCAAAGCGCGCGCCACTTGCTGGATATCAGTTAG
- the gtdA gene encoding gentisate 1,2-dioxygenase has product MTPLWTVLGALVTPEPVSKCQAVGWKFSEIRTAMMEAGGLITAKEAERRVLILENPGLRGESKVTTSLYAGVQLVLPGEVAPAHRHTQSALRFVLEGSGAHTAVNGEKTVMQYGDFVITPQMAWHDHGNETEEPMFWLDGLDIPLVSFLDASFAEGLGEDAQQITRQTGQSYNEFGNNLMPVDAPRGGHVSPIFNYPYEKSRATLEAMKNGGDPDPCHGYKLRYTNPLDGGFAMPTIATFIQLLAAGATTPYRSTDATIFVCVEGRGKSRIGDAVIEWGPQDIFVAPSWKTIVHEPAEETVLFSYSDRAVQEKLGLWREARGNA; this is encoded by the coding sequence ATGACGCCGCTCTGGACGGTTCTCGGCGCGCTGGTCACGCCCGAACCGGTCTCCAAATGCCAGGCCGTGGGCTGGAAGTTTTCCGAAATCCGCACGGCCATGATGGAAGCCGGCGGTCTGATCACCGCCAAGGAGGCCGAGCGCCGGGTACTTATCTTGGAGAATCCCGGCTTGCGCGGTGAGTCCAAGGTCACGACCTCGCTTTATGCCGGCGTGCAGCTGGTGCTTCCAGGCGAAGTGGCGCCGGCGCATCGCCACACGCAATCGGCTCTGCGCTTCGTTCTCGAAGGCTCCGGTGCCCATACCGCGGTCAACGGAGAAAAGACCGTGATGCAGTACGGCGATTTCGTCATCACGCCGCAGATGGCCTGGCACGACCACGGCAACGAGACCGAGGAGCCGATGTTCTGGCTGGACGGCCTCGATATTCCGCTGGTGTCATTCCTCGACGCATCCTTTGCCGAAGGTCTTGGCGAGGATGCGCAGCAGATCACGCGACAGACGGGTCAGTCCTACAACGAATTCGGCAACAATCTCATGCCGGTCGACGCGCCGCGCGGTGGCCACGTCTCGCCGATCTTCAACTACCCGTACGAAAAGAGCCGCGCGACGCTCGAGGCCATGAAGAATGGTGGCGATCCGGACCCCTGCCACGGCTACAAGCTCCGCTACACGAACCCGCTCGATGGCGGCTTCGCGATGCCAACGATCGCGACCTTCATCCAGCTTCTCGCTGCAGGTGCCACGACCCCCTATCGCTCCACCGATGCCACGATCTTCGTCTGCGTCGAAGGCCGCGGCAAAAGCCGGATCGGCGATGCCGTCATCGAATGGGGACCGCAGGACATTTTCGTCGCCCCATCCTGGAAGACGATCGTCCATGAACCGGCGGAGGAAACGGTTCTGTTCTCCTATTCCGATCGAGCGGTGCAGGAAAAGCTCGGCCTCTGGCGCGAAGCCCGCGGCAACGCCTGA